The following proteins come from a genomic window of Alnus glutinosa chromosome 10, dhAlnGlut1.1, whole genome shotgun sequence:
- the LOC133880359 gene encoding inactive protein RESTRICTED TEV MOVEMENT 2-like: MAMRQRSGGVTATLPRQSTSLLHEDFQPRSERKEEAAATVILVHLPDFVKERIKISYVQSSRILRVSGERPLNDNRWSRFEQTFSVPENCDADKIRGLFQQGILTITMPKKIIAQVCLAEEPKTIQKATTNPKPQEVQKEIPPPNPTSAITTDQKAPSPPKSMAEPTLQKVQKVVEVIHSTVIKESQRVVKTDHSLSPQKATIEPKAQKGEDATPPKAASTTDTQKQMNNIDQKSIEMKDALMKEIGKAENLMERNMVKGKESVKNIAESSMVEMEKKERSTEDFIAEKGKGIKTVMESAQEKVKDLRSRRLNEEERLTLVNVGAVVLVIVALGVGAYLFRHSSSVKDEN; the protein is encoded by the exons ATGGCAATGAGGCAGCGATCTGGAGGAGTTACGGCTACCCTTCCACGGCAATCTACCAGTCTCTTACATGAGGATTTCCAGCCAAGGTCAGAGAGGAAGGAAGAAGCAGCCGCTACTGTTATACTTGTTCATCTTCCTG ACTTTGTGAAGGAGAGAATAAAAATCTCATATGTGCAATCCTCTCGTATCTTAAGGGTTAGTGGAGAGCGACCACTAAACGACAATAGATGGAGCCGTTTCGAGCAAACTTTTTCGGTTCCAGAAAATTGTGACGCTGATAAAATTCGAGGCTTATTTCAGCAAGGAATTCTCACAATCACAATGCCCAAGAAGATCATTGCACAAGTTTGTCTAGCTGAAGAACCTAAAACAATCCAAAAAGCTACAACCAATCCAAAGCCTCAAGAGGTTCAGAAGGAGATTCCTCCTCCTAACCCTACTTCAGCTATAACAACAGACCAGAAAGCTCCGAGCCCTCCGAAGTCTATGGCAGAGCCAACGCTTCAAAAG gTGCAGAAGGTTGTAGAAGTCATTCATTCCACCGTCATAAAAGAAAGTCAAAGGGTTGTGAAGACTGATCATTCTCTAAGCCCTCAGAAAGCCACCATCGAGCCTAAAGCCCAAAAGGGTGAAGATGCAACTCCTCCAAAAGCTGCTTCAACAACAGACACacaaaagcaaatgaacaataTTGATCAAAAGTCCATCGAAATGAAGGATGCATTGATGAAGGAAATTGGGAAGGCTGAGAATTTGATGGAAAGGAATATGGTTAAGGGAAAGGAAAGTGTAAAGAATATCGCAGAGTCATCAATGGttgaaatggagaagaaagagagatctACAGAGGACTTTATTGCTGAGAAAGGAAAGGGAATAAAGACTGTAATGGAGTCTGCTCAGGAGAAAGTGAAGGATCTAAGAAGCAGGAGGCTGAATGAGGAAGAGAGGCTGACACTAGTAAATGTTGGTGCAGTAGTTCTGGTGATTGTGGCACTTGGAGTTGGAGCTTATCTCTTCCGCCATAGCTCCTCTGTAAAAGATGAAAACTAG
- the LOC133878905 gene encoding uncharacterized protein LOC133878905, which yields MATSISKLEAQSSGKLPSQTVINPRENVSSIVLRSGKEVEIPVRATPASLEQEKGKNVVADGDFPNDDDVPKRKFPPLSEYKPVPPFPQALTESRKYERNSDLYETFRRCKLNIPLLDAIKQVPRYAKFLKELCTHKREQKHKRYEKVSIAYPKGVVEDVLVQINDLVFPADFYVLDMENGDQTAPILLGRPFLKTSKAKIDVNSGTITMEFDAQEVFELDGKDELEVAISKHLEKKNEELAWSTDLQETVAVLNDFPKLQQSSNVALPIYNERPLPSVLQAAPDLKTKAFQDKMIFKKEFKIGQKVLLCQSQLRLFLGKLRSRWIGPFVVTNVFPHGAVEIQNLATSKVIKVNGHRLKTFYEGFQVENLVKLDLENLICTD from the exons ATGGCGACCTCAATTAGTAAGCTAGAGGCGCAAAGTTCAGGGAAATTACCCTCTCAAACGGTAATAAATCCAAGGGAAAATGTAAGTTCAATCGTTTTGAGAAGTGGTAAAGAGGTTGAGATTCCAGTAAGGGCAACCCCTGCATCGTTAGAacaagaaaaggggaaaaacgTCGTTGCAGACGGGGATTTTCCCAATGACGATGACGTACCGAAGCGTAAGTTTCCACCTCTTTCTGAGTATAAACCAGTACCTCCTTTTCCTCAGGCTTTAACAGAATCTAGAAAATATGAGCGAAATTCAGATTTATATGAGACTTTTCGTAGATGCAAGTTAAATATTCCACTTTTAGATGCTATTAAACAAGTACCTCGTTATGCTAAATTCCTGAAAGAACTGTGCACACATAAGAgggaacaaaaacataaaagatatGAGAAGGT ATCTATTGCCTATCCTAAGGGTGTAGTTGAGGATGTTCTTGTGCAAATCAATGATTTGGTTTTTCCTGCTGATTTCTatgtgcttgatatggaaaatggtGATCAAACTGCTCCTATTTTGTTAGGAAGACCATTCTTGAAGACATCCAAAGCCAAGATAGATGTTAATAGTGGCACAATTACCATGGAATTTGATG CACAGgaagtttttgaacttgatggAAAAGATGAATTGGAAGTTGCCATTAGTAAACATCTtgagaaaaagaatgaagagttAGCCTGGAGTACTGATTTGCAAGAAACTGTTGCAGTGCTGAATGATTTTCCGAAGTTACAACAGTCAAGTAATGTTGCGTTACCAATTTATAACGAGAGGCCTTTACCCTCTGTTTTGCAAGCCGCTCCTGATTTGAAGACGAAGGCTTTTCAAGACAAGATGATCTTTAAGAAGGAGtttaaaattggtcaaaaagttCTTCTGTGCCAATCACAGCTTCGTTTGTTTCTGGGTAAGTTGCGTTCTCGTTGGATTGGACCTTTTGTTGTTACTAATGTTTTTCCTCATGGTGcagttgaaattcaaaatttagcaACTTCCAAAGTGATTAAGGTGAATGGTCATAGACTTAAGACTTTCTATGAAGGTTTCCAAGTAGAGAATTTGGTGAAATTGGACCTTGAAAATCTAATTTGTACTGATTGA